One segment of Solanum lycopersicum chromosome 1, SLM_r2.1 DNA contains the following:
- the LOC101245492 gene encoding uncharacterized protein: MGKMTFRVVIAILVVLLLYYVGRPLYWKISATVHDIRHNKQTVSGGFSQIVQAAQNSVSWFHDESDSGVLDVGIAAARRIVLRKVL, translated from the exons ATGGGGAAGATGACATTCAGAGTAGTTATAGCGATTTTAGTAGTACTCTTACTTTACTACGTCGGCCGGCCTCTCTACTGGAAAATCTCCGCCACCGTTCACGATATCCGCCACAACAAACAAACAGTCTCCGGAG GATTTTCACAAATTGTTCAGGCAGCTCAGAATTCAGTCAGCTGGTTCCACGATGAGTCCGATTCAGGAGTGCTTGACGTTGGAATCGCGGCAGCAAGGAGGATTGTTCTTCGTAAGGTTTTGTAA
- the LOC101245199 gene encoding nucleoside hydrolase 3-like isoform X1 has protein sequence MKEKEKMLLLNELIVMLTMVLILLVNGVKGHRILVDTDMDTDDFFALFYLLKLNTSQMDLKAITISTNGWTDAGHAVNQVYDMLYMMGRDDIAVGVGGEGGILPNGTILPDVGGYLPIIDQGNATAGYCRYRQAIPVGPGGRLDINSNFGFRKSFLPQGKRHYSPLRQPTVQQVMINTISSGPTVVFLIASHTNFALFLLSNPHLKKNVEHIYIMGGGVRSRNPTGCCPQKVSSSCQPQQCGDVGNLFTDYTSNPYAEFNFFMDPFAAYQVIHSGIPVTLVPLDATNTIPVTEKFIETFQKNQHTYEAQYCFKSLKMARDTWFDDQFNTSYFMWDSFMSGVAASIMQKQHNQHGENEFAEMEYINITIVTSNKPYGISDGSNPIFDGHITPKFSVARNEVHSGHVQTKLRDPFCIEKNRRGRCQDGYTKEVFGPGGVPILVAIRAKPNRNANSELDREFFVSFLDVINRRENAGRFNFSTQFPYYRKVLYKPDFRGKHLGKNVVFDMDMSAGDFLALFYLLKLPIEEINLKAIIVSPTGWANAATIDSVYDLLHMMGRDDIPVGLGDVFAMNQSDPIFYAVGDCKYNKVIPQGCGGFLDSDTLYGLSRSLPRSPRRYTAENSMKYGALRDTDHPELRQPLALEVWESTVKSLRPGSKITILTNGPLTNIAKIVLTGENTTKAIQDIIIVGGHMNHDNIENGNVINVPSNRFAELNMFLDPLAAQTVLSSDLNITLIPLGIQQKVSAFPEILEMLNLTKRTPEAIFARRLLSRLHHLKKRHPKYKHMDTFLGEILGAVVLAGDHSVLESTFGVKNIKVSASGCESEDGQILIDEKQGKSVRVLENVDPLAYYNAFANRLGDVKQSAIVGSFDKQRRIWNTPFNRKKTTP, from the exons ATGAAGGAGAAAGAGAAGATGTTGCTGCTAAATGAACTTATTGTAATGCTAACAATGGTGTTAATATTGTTGGTAAATGGAGTAAAGGGTCATCGAATTCTTGTCGATACAGATATGGATACTGATGATTTCTTTGCTCTTTTCTACCTTTTGAAACTTAACACATCACAAATGGACTTAAAG GCAATAACTATTAGCACAAATGGATGGACTGATGCAGGACATGCTGTAAATCAAGTGTATGATATGCTTTACATGATGGGACGTGACGATATTGCTGTTGGCGTGGGAGGTGAAGGTGGAATACTTCCTAATGGTACCATTCTGCCTGATGTTGGTGGATATCTCCCTATAATTGATCAG GGAAATGCTACAGCTGGTTATTGTAGATACAGACAGGCTATTCCTGTAGGTCCTGGAGGACGTTTGGATATCAACTCTAATTTTGGATTCAGAAAGAGCTTCCTCCCACAG GGGAAGAGACATTATTCACCTCTTCGACAGCCAACGGTGCAGCAAGTAATGATCAACACAATTTCATCTGGGCCTACAGTGGTTTTTCTCATCGCGTCACATACAAATTTTGCGCTATTTCTCCTTAGTAATCcacatttaaagaaaaatgttgaGCACATCTACATAATGGGAGGTGGAGTAAGGTCAAGGAATCCTACAGGTTGCTGTCCTCAGAAGGTCAGCTCCTCTTGCCAACCGCAGCAATGTGGTGACGTTGGCAATTTATTCACAGATTACACAAGCAACCCTTATGCAGAATTCAATTTCTTTATGGATCCTTTTGCTGCATATCAG GTAATTCATTCTGGCATTCCAGTAACTCTTGTCCCATTGGATGCCACAAACACCATTCCTGTGACTGAAAAGTTTATTGAAACTTTTCAGAAGAATCAGCATACTTACGAGGCACAATACTGTTTCAAGTCATTGAAAATGGCCCGTGATACTTGGTTTGATGACCAATTCAACACG AGTTATTTTATGTGGGACTCCTTTATGTCTGGTGTAGCTGCTTCAATCATGCAGAAACAGCACAACCAGCACGGAGAAAATGAATTTGCAGAAATGGAGTATATCAATATCACTATAGTTACTTCAAACAAGCCATATGGGATATCTGATGGATCAAATCCGATTTTTGATGGTCATATAACTCCAAAATTCAGCGTAGCACGAAATGAAGTTCACAGTGGTCATGTTCAGACTAAGCTTCGCGATCCATTCTGCATAGAAAAGAACAGGAGAGGCAGATGTCAG GATGGTTATACAAAAGAAGTTTTTGGTCCAGGAGGAGTGCCTATTCTTGTTGCTATAAGAGCAAAACCCAATCGAAATGCTAATAGTGAACTGGACAGAGAGTTTTTCGTTAGCTTTCTGGAT GTTATAAACAGAAGAGAAAACGCTGGACGATTTAACTTTTCTACGCAATTTCCTTATTACAGAAAAGTACTTTACAAACCAGATTTCAGAGGCAAACATCTTGGAAAGAATGTTGTGTTTGATATGGATATGAGTGCTGGAGATTTTCTAGCTCTCTTTTACCTCCTTAAGTTACCAATAGAAGAAATTAATCTGAAG GCTATAATTGTGAGTCCAACTGGCTGGGCGAATGCTGCAACCATTGATTCTGTGTATGATTTGCTTCATATGATGGGTCGTGATGACATTCCCGTGGGCCTTGGAGATGTTTTTGCAATGAACCAGTCTGATCCTATTTTCTATGCAGTTGGTGACTGCAAGTACAACAAGGTTATCCCACAAGGTTGTGGTGGATTCCTCGACTCCGACACTCTTTATGGTCTATCTCGTTCTTTGCCACGAAGTCCTCGCAG ATATACAGCTGAAAATTCTATGAAATATGGAGCTCTCCGAGACACTGATCATCCCGAACTCAGACAACCTCTAGCACTAGAAGTATGGGAGTCAACAGTGAAATCACTCAGACCAGGATCTAAGATTACCATTTTAACAAATGGTCCATTGACTAATATAGCAAAGATCGTTCTTACAGGCGAGAATACGACCAAAGCTATCCAG GATATAATAATTGTTGGAGGACACATGAATCATGACAACATTGAGAATGGAAACGTGATCAACGTTCCTTCTAATAGATTCGCGGAACTGAATATGTTTCTTGACCCTCTAGCTGCACAAACCGTTTTGAGTTCAGATCTTAATATCACTCTCATTCCACTTGGCATTCAGCAGAAAGTCAGTGCATTTCCTGAAATTCTCGAAATGCTTAACCTGACTAAAAGGACACCTGAAGCTATCTTTGCAAGGCGTTTACTCTCAAGGCTACACCACTTGAAAAAGAGACATCCTAAATACAAACATATG GATACATTTCTCGGAGAAATCCTTGGAGCAGTAGTTTTGGCTGGTGATCATTCTGTCCTAGAATCAACATTTGGTGTCAAGAACATAAAAGTCTCTGCCTCAGGGTGTGAATCTGAAGATGGACAGATACTTATCGACGAAAAGCAAGGCAAATCAGTGAGAGTATTGGAGAATGTTGATCCATTAGCCTATTATAACGCGTTTGCAAATCGACTAGGTGATGTAAAACAGTCTGCTATAGTTGGAAGCTTTGATAAGCAGAGAAGAATTTGGAATACACCATTCAATAGAAAGAAAACTACCCCTTAA
- the LOC101245199 gene encoding nucleoside hydrolase 3-like isoform X4, which translates to MWDSFMSGVAASIMQKQHNQHGENEFAEMEYINITIVTSNKPYGISDGSNPIFDGHITPKFSVARNEVHSGHVQTKLRDPFCIEKNRRGRCQDGYTKEVFGPGGVPILVAIRAKPNRNANSELDREFFVSFLDVINRRENAGRFNFSTQFPYYRKVLYKPDFRGKHLGKNVVFDMDMSAGDFLALFYLLKLPIEEINLKAIIVSPTGWANAATIDSVYDLLHMMGRDDIPVGLGDVFAMNQSDPIFYAVGDCKYNKVIPQGCGGFLDSDTLYGLSRSLPRSPRRYTAENSMKYGALRDTDHPELRQPLALEVWESTVKSLRPGSKITILTNGPLTNIAKIVLTGENTTKAIQDIIIVGGHMNHDNIENGNVINVPSNRFAELNMFLDPLAAQTVLSSDLNITLIPLGIQQKVSAFPEILEMLNLTKRTPEAIFARRLLSRLHHLKKRHPKYKHMDTFLGEILGAVVLAGDHSVLESTFGVKNIKVSASGCESEDGQILIDEKQGKSVRVLENVDPLAYYNAFANRLGDVKQSAIVGSFDKQRRIWNTPFNRKKTTP; encoded by the exons ATGTGGGACTCCTTTATGTCTGGTGTAGCTGCTTCAATCATGCAGAAACAGCACAACCAGCACGGAGAAAATGAATTTGCAGAAATGGAGTATATCAATATCACTATAGTTACTTCAAACAAGCCATATGGGATATCTGATGGATCAAATCCGATTTTTGATGGTCATATAACTCCAAAATTCAGCGTAGCACGAAATGAAGTTCACAGTGGTCATGTTCAGACTAAGCTTCGCGATCCATTCTGCATAGAAAAGAACAGGAGAGGCAGATGTCAG GATGGTTATACAAAAGAAGTTTTTGGTCCAGGAGGAGTGCCTATTCTTGTTGCTATAAGAGCAAAACCCAATCGAAATGCTAATAGTGAACTGGACAGAGAGTTTTTCGTTAGCTTTCTGGAT GTTATAAACAGAAGAGAAAACGCTGGACGATTTAACTTTTCTACGCAATTTCCTTATTACAGAAAAGTACTTTACAAACCAGATTTCAGAGGCAAACATCTTGGAAAGAATGTTGTGTTTGATATGGATATGAGTGCTGGAGATTTTCTAGCTCTCTTTTACCTCCTTAAGTTACCAATAGAAGAAATTAATCTGAAG GCTATAATTGTGAGTCCAACTGGCTGGGCGAATGCTGCAACCATTGATTCTGTGTATGATTTGCTTCATATGATGGGTCGTGATGACATTCCCGTGGGCCTTGGAGATGTTTTTGCAATGAACCAGTCTGATCCTATTTTCTATGCAGTTGGTGACTGCAAGTACAACAAGGTTATCCCACAAGGTTGTGGTGGATTCCTCGACTCCGACACTCTTTATGGTCTATCTCGTTCTTTGCCACGAAGTCCTCGCAG ATATACAGCTGAAAATTCTATGAAATATGGAGCTCTCCGAGACACTGATCATCCCGAACTCAGACAACCTCTAGCACTAGAAGTATGGGAGTCAACAGTGAAATCACTCAGACCAGGATCTAAGATTACCATTTTAACAAATGGTCCATTGACTAATATAGCAAAGATCGTTCTTACAGGCGAGAATACGACCAAAGCTATCCAG GATATAATAATTGTTGGAGGACACATGAATCATGACAACATTGAGAATGGAAACGTGATCAACGTTCCTTCTAATAGATTCGCGGAACTGAATATGTTTCTTGACCCTCTAGCTGCACAAACCGTTTTGAGTTCAGATCTTAATATCACTCTCATTCCACTTGGCATTCAGCAGAAAGTCAGTGCATTTCCTGAAATTCTCGAAATGCTTAACCTGACTAAAAGGACACCTGAAGCTATCTTTGCAAGGCGTTTACTCTCAAGGCTACACCACTTGAAAAAGAGACATCCTAAATACAAACATATG GATACATTTCTCGGAGAAATCCTTGGAGCAGTAGTTTTGGCTGGTGATCATTCTGTCCTAGAATCAACATTTGGTGTCAAGAACATAAAAGTCTCTGCCTCAGGGTGTGAATCTGAAGATGGACAGATACTTATCGACGAAAAGCAAGGCAAATCAGTGAGAGTATTGGAGAATGTTGATCCATTAGCCTATTATAACGCGTTTGCAAATCGACTAGGTGATGTAAAACAGTCTGCTATAGTTGGAAGCTTTGATAAGCAGAGAAGAATTTGGAATACACCATTCAATAGAAAGAAAACTACCCCTTAA
- the LOC101245793 gene encoding histone H3.2, which produces MARTKQTARKSTGGKAPRKQLATKAARKSAPATGGVKKPHRFRPGTVALREIRKYQKSTELLIRKLPFQRLVREIAQDFKTDLRFQSSAVAALQEAAEAYLVGLFEDTNLCAIHAKRVTIMPKDIQLARRIRGERA; this is translated from the coding sequence ATGGCCCGTACTAAGCAAACAGCTCGCAAATCCACAGGTGGAAAGGCACCAAGGAAGCAGCTAGCTACCAAGGCTGCAAGAAAGTCAGCTCCGGCAACGGGAGGAGTGAAGAAGCCTCACCGTTTCCGTCCAGGAACTGTGGCTTTGAGGGAAATCAGGAAGTATCAGAAGTCCACGGAGTTGTTGATTAGGAAGCTTCCATTTCAAAGATTGGTGAGGGAAATTGCTCAGGATTTCAAGACAGATCTGAGGTTTCAGAGTAGTGCTGTTGCTGCTCTACAAGAGGCTGCTGAGGCTTACCTTGTTGGTCTCTTTGAAGATACTAATCTTTGTGCAATTCATGCCAAGAGGGTTACAATTATGCCTAAGGATATTCAGCTTGCTAGGAGGATTCGTGGAGAAAGGGCTTaa
- the LOC101245199 gene encoding nucleoside hydrolase 3-like isoform X2: MKEKEKMLLLNELIVMLTMVLILLVNGVKGHRILVDTDMDTDDFFALFYLLKLNTSQMDLKAITISTNGWTDAGHAVNQVYDMLYMMGRDDIAVGVGGEGGILPNGTILPDVGGYLPIIDQGNATAGYCRYRQAIPVGPGGRLDINSNFGFRKSFLPQGKRHYSPLRQPTVQQVMINTISSGPTVVFLIASHTNFALFLLSNPHLKKNVEHIYIMGGGVRSRNPTGCCPQKVSSSCQPQQCGDVGNLFTDYTSNPYAEFNFFMDPFAAYQKNQHTYEAQYCFKSLKMARDTWFDDQFNTSYFMWDSFMSGVAASIMQKQHNQHGENEFAEMEYINITIVTSNKPYGISDGSNPIFDGHITPKFSVARNEVHSGHVQTKLRDPFCIEKNRRGRCQDGYTKEVFGPGGVPILVAIRAKPNRNANSELDREFFVSFLDVINRRENAGRFNFSTQFPYYRKVLYKPDFRGKHLGKNVVFDMDMSAGDFLALFYLLKLPIEEINLKAIIVSPTGWANAATIDSVYDLLHMMGRDDIPVGLGDVFAMNQSDPIFYAVGDCKYNKVIPQGCGGFLDSDTLYGLSRSLPRSPRRYTAENSMKYGALRDTDHPELRQPLALEVWESTVKSLRPGSKITILTNGPLTNIAKIVLTGENTTKAIQDIIIVGGHMNHDNIENGNVINVPSNRFAELNMFLDPLAAQTVLSSDLNITLIPLGIQQKVSAFPEILEMLNLTKRTPEAIFARRLLSRLHHLKKRHPKYKHMDTFLGEILGAVVLAGDHSVLESTFGVKNIKVSASGCESEDGQILIDEKQGKSVRVLENVDPLAYYNAFANRLGDVKQSAIVGSFDKQRRIWNTPFNRKKTTP, translated from the exons ATGAAGGAGAAAGAGAAGATGTTGCTGCTAAATGAACTTATTGTAATGCTAACAATGGTGTTAATATTGTTGGTAAATGGAGTAAAGGGTCATCGAATTCTTGTCGATACAGATATGGATACTGATGATTTCTTTGCTCTTTTCTACCTTTTGAAACTTAACACATCACAAATGGACTTAAAG GCAATAACTATTAGCACAAATGGATGGACTGATGCAGGACATGCTGTAAATCAAGTGTATGATATGCTTTACATGATGGGACGTGACGATATTGCTGTTGGCGTGGGAGGTGAAGGTGGAATACTTCCTAATGGTACCATTCTGCCTGATGTTGGTGGATATCTCCCTATAATTGATCAG GGAAATGCTACAGCTGGTTATTGTAGATACAGACAGGCTATTCCTGTAGGTCCTGGAGGACGTTTGGATATCAACTCTAATTTTGGATTCAGAAAGAGCTTCCTCCCACAG GGGAAGAGACATTATTCACCTCTTCGACAGCCAACGGTGCAGCAAGTAATGATCAACACAATTTCATCTGGGCCTACAGTGGTTTTTCTCATCGCGTCACATACAAATTTTGCGCTATTTCTCCTTAGTAATCcacatttaaagaaaaatgttgaGCACATCTACATAATGGGAGGTGGAGTAAGGTCAAGGAATCCTACAGGTTGCTGTCCTCAGAAGGTCAGCTCCTCTTGCCAACCGCAGCAATGTGGTGACGTTGGCAATTTATTCACAGATTACACAAGCAACCCTTATGCAGAATTCAATTTCTTTATGGATCCTTTTGCTGCATATCAG AAGAATCAGCATACTTACGAGGCACAATACTGTTTCAAGTCATTGAAAATGGCCCGTGATACTTGGTTTGATGACCAATTCAACACG AGTTATTTTATGTGGGACTCCTTTATGTCTGGTGTAGCTGCTTCAATCATGCAGAAACAGCACAACCAGCACGGAGAAAATGAATTTGCAGAAATGGAGTATATCAATATCACTATAGTTACTTCAAACAAGCCATATGGGATATCTGATGGATCAAATCCGATTTTTGATGGTCATATAACTCCAAAATTCAGCGTAGCACGAAATGAAGTTCACAGTGGTCATGTTCAGACTAAGCTTCGCGATCCATTCTGCATAGAAAAGAACAGGAGAGGCAGATGTCAG GATGGTTATACAAAAGAAGTTTTTGGTCCAGGAGGAGTGCCTATTCTTGTTGCTATAAGAGCAAAACCCAATCGAAATGCTAATAGTGAACTGGACAGAGAGTTTTTCGTTAGCTTTCTGGAT GTTATAAACAGAAGAGAAAACGCTGGACGATTTAACTTTTCTACGCAATTTCCTTATTACAGAAAAGTACTTTACAAACCAGATTTCAGAGGCAAACATCTTGGAAAGAATGTTGTGTTTGATATGGATATGAGTGCTGGAGATTTTCTAGCTCTCTTTTACCTCCTTAAGTTACCAATAGAAGAAATTAATCTGAAG GCTATAATTGTGAGTCCAACTGGCTGGGCGAATGCTGCAACCATTGATTCTGTGTATGATTTGCTTCATATGATGGGTCGTGATGACATTCCCGTGGGCCTTGGAGATGTTTTTGCAATGAACCAGTCTGATCCTATTTTCTATGCAGTTGGTGACTGCAAGTACAACAAGGTTATCCCACAAGGTTGTGGTGGATTCCTCGACTCCGACACTCTTTATGGTCTATCTCGTTCTTTGCCACGAAGTCCTCGCAG ATATACAGCTGAAAATTCTATGAAATATGGAGCTCTCCGAGACACTGATCATCCCGAACTCAGACAACCTCTAGCACTAGAAGTATGGGAGTCAACAGTGAAATCACTCAGACCAGGATCTAAGATTACCATTTTAACAAATGGTCCATTGACTAATATAGCAAAGATCGTTCTTACAGGCGAGAATACGACCAAAGCTATCCAG GATATAATAATTGTTGGAGGACACATGAATCATGACAACATTGAGAATGGAAACGTGATCAACGTTCCTTCTAATAGATTCGCGGAACTGAATATGTTTCTTGACCCTCTAGCTGCACAAACCGTTTTGAGTTCAGATCTTAATATCACTCTCATTCCACTTGGCATTCAGCAGAAAGTCAGTGCATTTCCTGAAATTCTCGAAATGCTTAACCTGACTAAAAGGACACCTGAAGCTATCTTTGCAAGGCGTTTACTCTCAAGGCTACACCACTTGAAAAAGAGACATCCTAAATACAAACATATG GATACATTTCTCGGAGAAATCCTTGGAGCAGTAGTTTTGGCTGGTGATCATTCTGTCCTAGAATCAACATTTGGTGTCAAGAACATAAAAGTCTCTGCCTCAGGGTGTGAATCTGAAGATGGACAGATACTTATCGACGAAAAGCAAGGCAAATCAGTGAGAGTATTGGAGAATGTTGATCCATTAGCCTATTATAACGCGTTTGCAAATCGACTAGGTGATGTAAAACAGTCTGCTATAGTTGGAAGCTTTGATAAGCAGAGAAGAATTTGGAATACACCATTCAATAGAAAGAAAACTACCCCTTAA
- the LOC101245199 gene encoding nucleoside hydrolase 3-like isoform X3, with translation MINTISSGPTVVFLIASHTNFALFLLSNPHLKKNVEHIYIMGGGVRSRNPTGCCPQKVSSSCQPQQCGDVGNLFTDYTSNPYAEFNFFMDPFAAYQVIHSGIPVTLVPLDATNTIPVTEKFIETFQKNQHTYEAQYCFKSLKMARDTWFDDQFNTSYFMWDSFMSGVAASIMQKQHNQHGENEFAEMEYINITIVTSNKPYGISDGSNPIFDGHITPKFSVARNEVHSGHVQTKLRDPFCIEKNRRGRCQDGYTKEVFGPGGVPILVAIRAKPNRNANSELDREFFVSFLDVINRRENAGRFNFSTQFPYYRKVLYKPDFRGKHLGKNVVFDMDMSAGDFLALFYLLKLPIEEINLKAIIVSPTGWANAATIDSVYDLLHMMGRDDIPVGLGDVFAMNQSDPIFYAVGDCKYNKVIPQGCGGFLDSDTLYGLSRSLPRSPRRYTAENSMKYGALRDTDHPELRQPLALEVWESTVKSLRPGSKITILTNGPLTNIAKIVLTGENTTKAIQDIIIVGGHMNHDNIENGNVINVPSNRFAELNMFLDPLAAQTVLSSDLNITLIPLGIQQKVSAFPEILEMLNLTKRTPEAIFARRLLSRLHHLKKRHPKYKHMDTFLGEILGAVVLAGDHSVLESTFGVKNIKVSASGCESEDGQILIDEKQGKSVRVLENVDPLAYYNAFANRLGDVKQSAIVGSFDKQRRIWNTPFNRKKTTP, from the exons ATGATCAACACAATTTCATCTGGGCCTACAGTGGTTTTTCTCATCGCGTCACATACAAATTTTGCGCTATTTCTCCTTAGTAATCcacatttaaagaaaaatgttgaGCACATCTACATAATGGGAGGTGGAGTAAGGTCAAGGAATCCTACAGGTTGCTGTCCTCAGAAGGTCAGCTCCTCTTGCCAACCGCAGCAATGTGGTGACGTTGGCAATTTATTCACAGATTACACAAGCAACCCTTATGCAGAATTCAATTTCTTTATGGATCCTTTTGCTGCATATCAG GTAATTCATTCTGGCATTCCAGTAACTCTTGTCCCATTGGATGCCACAAACACCATTCCTGTGACTGAAAAGTTTATTGAAACTTTTCAGAAGAATCAGCATACTTACGAGGCACAATACTGTTTCAAGTCATTGAAAATGGCCCGTGATACTTGGTTTGATGACCAATTCAACACG AGTTATTTTATGTGGGACTCCTTTATGTCTGGTGTAGCTGCTTCAATCATGCAGAAACAGCACAACCAGCACGGAGAAAATGAATTTGCAGAAATGGAGTATATCAATATCACTATAGTTACTTCAAACAAGCCATATGGGATATCTGATGGATCAAATCCGATTTTTGATGGTCATATAACTCCAAAATTCAGCGTAGCACGAAATGAAGTTCACAGTGGTCATGTTCAGACTAAGCTTCGCGATCCATTCTGCATAGAAAAGAACAGGAGAGGCAGATGTCAG GATGGTTATACAAAAGAAGTTTTTGGTCCAGGAGGAGTGCCTATTCTTGTTGCTATAAGAGCAAAACCCAATCGAAATGCTAATAGTGAACTGGACAGAGAGTTTTTCGTTAGCTTTCTGGAT GTTATAAACAGAAGAGAAAACGCTGGACGATTTAACTTTTCTACGCAATTTCCTTATTACAGAAAAGTACTTTACAAACCAGATTTCAGAGGCAAACATCTTGGAAAGAATGTTGTGTTTGATATGGATATGAGTGCTGGAGATTTTCTAGCTCTCTTTTACCTCCTTAAGTTACCAATAGAAGAAATTAATCTGAAG GCTATAATTGTGAGTCCAACTGGCTGGGCGAATGCTGCAACCATTGATTCTGTGTATGATTTGCTTCATATGATGGGTCGTGATGACATTCCCGTGGGCCTTGGAGATGTTTTTGCAATGAACCAGTCTGATCCTATTTTCTATGCAGTTGGTGACTGCAAGTACAACAAGGTTATCCCACAAGGTTGTGGTGGATTCCTCGACTCCGACACTCTTTATGGTCTATCTCGTTCTTTGCCACGAAGTCCTCGCAG ATATACAGCTGAAAATTCTATGAAATATGGAGCTCTCCGAGACACTGATCATCCCGAACTCAGACAACCTCTAGCACTAGAAGTATGGGAGTCAACAGTGAAATCACTCAGACCAGGATCTAAGATTACCATTTTAACAAATGGTCCATTGACTAATATAGCAAAGATCGTTCTTACAGGCGAGAATACGACCAAAGCTATCCAG GATATAATAATTGTTGGAGGACACATGAATCATGACAACATTGAGAATGGAAACGTGATCAACGTTCCTTCTAATAGATTCGCGGAACTGAATATGTTTCTTGACCCTCTAGCTGCACAAACCGTTTTGAGTTCAGATCTTAATATCACTCTCATTCCACTTGGCATTCAGCAGAAAGTCAGTGCATTTCCTGAAATTCTCGAAATGCTTAACCTGACTAAAAGGACACCTGAAGCTATCTTTGCAAGGCGTTTACTCTCAAGGCTACACCACTTGAAAAAGAGACATCCTAAATACAAACATATG GATACATTTCTCGGAGAAATCCTTGGAGCAGTAGTTTTGGCTGGTGATCATTCTGTCCTAGAATCAACATTTGGTGTCAAGAACATAAAAGTCTCTGCCTCAGGGTGTGAATCTGAAGATGGACAGATACTTATCGACGAAAAGCAAGGCAAATCAGTGAGAGTATTGGAGAATGTTGATCCATTAGCCTATTATAACGCGTTTGCAAATCGACTAGGTGATGTAAAACAGTCTGCTATAGTTGGAAGCTTTGATAAGCAGAGAAGAATTTGGAATACACCATTCAATAGAAAGAAAACTACCCCTTAA